The Marivirga tractuosa DSM 4126 genome contains the following window.
TTGATTTATCAAACCTCCAATAGAGATAGGAGTGAGAAATGCCTTCAATTATTATTTAAAGAATTTCAATATTCAAATAATGACTCATTAATTTGGAGGGGCTTGAAATATGCAGAACAAAATAAAGCAAGAGTTCTAAAAGGCTCTTTACATAGAAAGTCATTGATTGAAGAATATCCAAATGATAGCTTACTGCAATTTCAACAGTATCTAATTGAAGAACAGCAATCATTAATAGGCGAATTAGTTCGAAAGCAATTTTCTAATCATCAAGACGAAAAAGAATCAATGATTAGCCAAAAATTTATTGAGATAAATATTAAGATTAGTGAAACGCAAAACCTATTAAATGAAAAGTATCCTCATTCTTCATTAAGAAATAAAATAAAATTTGATTCTCTGCAGAACCAATTACAAACCGATGATGCTCAACTTCTTTACTATTTCTTCGGAGTTGAGGATTTATATTCTTTTAAAATTGATCAATCAAATATTAGTTGGGTCAAAAATAAAGCTAGTGAAGATTTTAAAAATGAATTGGTTCAGTTCATTCAATTGTTTGAATCCCCTTCAATTATAAATAATGATATTCCTCATTTTATAGATCAGTCCTATAAGTATCATCAGTTATTGGGTAAAGACATTATTGAGCAACACAAAAACTTGATAATTATTCCAGACGGCTTGCTTAGTTTCTTGCCATTTGAAGCTTTAATGAAGGAAAAAGTTGAACATCGTAATTTTAATAAAATGCCATTTTGGTTGAAGGATCATACTATTTCATATAATGCGTCACTCGAATTTTACCAACAAAATCAAAAGGAAATCAGCTTAAAAAGTATCTATGGAGCTTTTCCAATTTATAAGAATACTGATAGATACTTAAAGAGTTCTGAAGAGGAAGCAAAAATGATTCGTGATAAATTTAAAGGTGAGATAGATCAAAATGAAAATGCCACAAAAGTTAATTTCTTAGAAAATGCGAATAGATTTGATATCCTACATCTATCAGCCCATGCTTCAGGAGGTAGTTTTTCGCTTCCTGCTTACGTTGAGTTTATAGATGATGTTTTACTATTGCCCGAGCTTAATGCCCAAAAAATTACGGCAAGTTTGGTGGTTTTAAGTGCTTGTGAAACGGGGGTAGGAAAAATAATTAAAGGGGCAACCCCCATGAGTTTAGCAAGAGGTTTTCATTTTGCAGGTGTAAAAAATGTTTTAATGACCCAATGGAAAGTGAATGATTTTGCTACTTTTAATTTGATGAATCATTTTTATGAGGTTTTGCAAAGCAAACAATCTCCTTCAAACGCCATTCAGAAGGCTAAAATCTCTTATTTAGATGACGAATCGATTAATAATTTAGAAAAATCGCCTTATTATTGGGCAGGTTTTACCTATTACGGAAAACCTATAAATGGTGATCAAACAAATACAAATTTCAGGTATTTTTACATCATCTTTTTAATTGCCATCATCTTTCTTCTTGGGCTTTATGCGTTTAGGAGAGTTCAAAAAAAGCAATAATGTCCATATTCCAATTCAAAGAATTCTCTGTTGAGCAGAAAAATAGTCCGGCTAAAATCACTACTGATGCAACGGTTTTTGCGGCTTCTCTTCAAATTTCATCAAATGTAAGAGCAGTTTTGGAAGTGGGTACGGGTACTGGAGTTCTATCTTTAATGTTAGCTCAGCGATTTTCAGATATTAAAATCGATGCTGTAGAAATTAATCCAATTGCCTACGAAGAAGCTCAAAACAATTTCAAAAATTCTAAATGGAATGCTCGACTAAAAGTTGTTTTAGAAGATTTTATTGAGTTTGAAACTGATCATAAATATGATTTAATATTCTCTAATCCTCCCTTTTTCAAAGACAATCTTCAATCTAAAACCAATCATGGTAAAAATACGGCTTACCATACCAACCAACTCTCTTTTGAAGCCTTAGCAAAAGGGATTGATTTGAATTTAGCTGAAAATGGTGAAGCTCACATTATGCTTCCATTTTATGAAATGTCCTTATTTGAAAAGGAGATGAATAAAGTTGGATTTCAATGCAAAAGAATAACTGAATTAAGGCATCAAGCTGGAAGTAAAGTGATCAGACTTTTTACTGTGTATGATAGGAGAGAAGAGGGAGTGAATATAGAAAAAGAAGTAATAATAGTGAGGGATGAAAACAATGATTTTCACTACTCATATATTAATTCGATGAAAGATTTTTTGACAATATTCTAATTTTTCATCTATATAATTTAATGATAAAACCTGTCAGGTT
Protein-coding sequences here:
- a CDS encoding tRNA1(Val) (adenine(37)-N6)-methyltransferase, which translates into the protein MSIFQFKEFSVEQKNSPAKITTDATVFAASLQISSNVRAVLEVGTGTGVLSLMLAQRFSDIKIDAVEINPIAYEEAQNNFKNSKWNARLKVVLEDFIEFETDHKYDLIFSNPPFFKDNLQSKTNHGKNTAYHTNQLSFEALAKGIDLNLAENGEAHIMLPFYEMSLFEKEMNKVGFQCKRITELRHQAGSKVIRLFTVYDRREEGVNIEKEVIIVRDENNDFHYSYINSMKDFLTIF
- a CDS encoding CHAT domain-containing protein, which codes for MKIELLARISVISLISVLLVFNSKISAQDLSDSIYHDVDELVADYPSLTSINTYQLKIKEEYSNLKTDEERMALLIMHCNLGYYLKEYQKHYDAIHHYQKAWSLYHNYDLTNYDIIEYCLKPLGNLLTITGNYADAENIITQYMRIAKSQKNEEAITAGIINLSVVYHNIGNYQDALQLLESHLEKETISEEQKGLIENNIATNLLALQMHDEVKKRVENQKKESVPSLKTKAQFLIKEKEYDAASKVLDEVESLLIESNSPRQLAKFYVEKASFHFYRSEKDSALGLLHKAFNLLLPGIELEEVKQNSSLLYPENTFIDIFDGLAQYSEGLNRKLSYYDLSFYVSGLFINKINDSQSQLIYQTSNRDRSEKCLQLLFKEFQYSNNDSLIWRGLKYAEQNKARVLKGSLHRKSLIEEYPNDSLLQFQQYLIEEQQSLIGELVRKQFSNHQDEKESMISQKFIEINIKISETQNLLNEKYPHSSLRNKIKFDSLQNQLQTDDAQLLYYFFGVEDLYSFKIDQSNISWVKNKASEDFKNELVQFIQLFESPSIINNDIPHFIDQSYKYHQLLGKDIIEQHKNLIIIPDGLLSFLPFEALMKEKVEHRNFNKMPFWLKDHTISYNASLEFYQQNQKEISLKSIYGAFPIYKNTDRYLKSSEEEAKMIRDKFKGEIDQNENATKVNFLENANRFDILHLSAHASGGSFSLPAYVEFIDDVLLLPELNAQKITASLVVLSACETGVGKIIKGATPMSLARGFHFAGVKNVLMTQWKVNDFATFNLMNHFYEVLQSKQSPSNAIQKAKISYLDDESINNLEKSPYYWAGFTYYGKPINGDQTNTNFRYFYIIFLIAIIFLLGLYAFRRVQKKQ